In Zunongwangia profunda SM-A87, the following proteins share a genomic window:
- a CDS encoding flavin reductase family protein yields MKHVSASEIEGMERIFRLNLINSLSGYKSANLIATKSKEKGANVAVFSSVTHLGSDPALIGFVTRPATLPRNTYKNIKDTNYFTVNHIHQDMIAKAHQTAAKYEEAVSEFSKTGLEEEYLDEFFAPYVKQCAVKIGCEYVNEYQIKENGTALVIGAIKHVYFDESIQTPDGWLRLEDAGTVAINGLDGYALPALLDRFHYARPGQEIKSFFDKNAPKD; encoded by the coding sequence ATGAAACATGTTAGCGCCAGCGAAATAGAAGGTATGGAAAGAATCTTCAGGTTAAACCTTATCAATAGCCTCTCTGGGTACAAAAGTGCCAACCTTATAGCTACAAAATCGAAAGAAAAGGGAGCCAATGTCGCCGTTTTTAGCTCGGTTACTCACCTTGGTAGTGATCCTGCACTTATCGGTTTTGTGACGCGACCAGCCACCCTACCTAGAAATACCTATAAGAATATTAAAGACACTAATTATTTTACAGTAAATCATATCCACCAGGATATGATTGCAAAAGCACATCAAACCGCGGCAAAATATGAAGAAGCTGTCTCTGAATTTTCTAAAACCGGACTGGAAGAGGAATATTTAGATGAATTCTTTGCTCCCTACGTAAAACAATGTGCCGTTAAAATTGGTTGCGAATATGTAAATGAATATCAGATCAAAGAAAACGGAACTGCTTTGGTTATCGGAGCTATCAAGCATGTTTATTTTGATGAAAGCATCCAAACTCCAGATGGCTGGCTACGATTAGAAGATGCCGGCACTGTTGCAATTAATGGCTTAGACGGCTATGCGCTACCGGCGCTGTTAGATCGATTTCATTATGCAAGACCGGGACAGGAAATCAAAAGTTTTTTCGATAAAAATGCCCCTAAAGATTGA
- a CDS encoding DUF2256 domain-containing protein, which translates to MKYVKKENLPQKSCPVCKRPFSWRKKWAKKWNNVIYCSEKCRRNKVRTN; encoded by the coding sequence TTGAAGTATGTAAAGAAAGAAAACTTACCACAAAAAAGCTGTCCGGTTTGCAAAAGGCCATTTAGCTGGCGTAAAAAATGGGCGAAAAAATGGAATAATGTAATTTATTGCAGTGAAAAATGTCGAAGAAATAAAGTAAGAACAAATTAA